In Crassostrea angulata isolate pt1a10 chromosome 4, ASM2561291v2, whole genome shotgun sequence, one genomic interval encodes:
- the LOC128182583 gene encoding trichohyalin-like isoform X2: protein MAAASENDCLNDPNFAVICNFLDRYGEMIGLGDISYTDLQTWLEDTKHVPSFLVDLHVKLLRRMGKSSVSTERWERYVIKFIHTYSSVDAWEVERFGYKHCKITTKLTILKNLLEKQFDFNSKFKEQINAKPAEDMRFEPLGRDKNGLAYWYLIDKEFNVRVYREDQDDVDAETWEVVCKSRNELAQLIGTLENQIQNNDVKEETESESENTNGDVKKELSDDEDSGKDTTGFSNLKKEPDKMDEVDGGTEDKEDGADDKKNVDVIKCEKRDKDQNVKVEVKEVKVEVKEVKAEVKEECSVSLEETTANKEETTAVKEESMQEENVKDSVKVEDGVSVKQESSKESKEESTEVKMDDSSKTEDNLKDKEGLPSETRVGESLGEDRKTGEDPPFEVDMKDIAGKEKSPQHDKDFSEEVKEIKAEDGTSMEDETVKTEENVSESDNISKEEEIDKMEENVSKENISTKEKTEKIAENVSKTQDISTEKSTEKVEDNINRSDDPEKVSKREESAKSQTSDVSKTKSESAESDTVKSEEQVENKESDPEKSTVSNDESKSVNTFNSIKPCETDGNVKSVSTEEISHTDKEKCDDKVQSQETSSNERTFVSEEKPLGDAEVKDSKVEVSSYNEDNLNKTPKEGKTDSQDEEGISTKSKEGEVEARSSTNNDKEISSMEESESKIKSSDVIDKETNSDSSLKVSNEEVKDFKNKSAVDSINDSEEKCLKEKEDLKVEDTVDYENIDKSSIEKVEKTEELSPEQDKKSNAVSSKVDENQQVNVSKTGTGTENEEKAEGKYLQNAPSNEIIDDATVNDTDKDASISLNDANESQENDVNKGQAKNDQEEEKNEESKIESDKTPEKAKQESPANEVQQEKDPDTAKQSTPKTKKQNLKGRKRGIEFDESAEDSPVEPYSKKAKDGKKIIPRGKRRTTKKVDSSSDSDDIPLSKIGNKSGESAKKRTESSTPSRKSTRPVKKKKVSSDDEEEEESPKKTKSKRRNIAEKPSESEDEEEGPETTKKGSSKKSKPPPKKTKKQEEQGSSDDDLPLKNSKTAKNTKLKTEEEAASDEDDQGRRRSARVRNMRKKKDPTPEPSSFEEDNVDTEFEVGSEEETSDDEFTPTKGRNAQRQEARKRQLEEDKAEEEIPNDTPCCKCQKTHQPEWLLLCDKCDAAFHTACLRPPLMIIPDGDWYCPPCEHKSLVSRLQENLKDLDTNLKKHERIIKRKQRLAYVGISLDNILKEEYKEKKENIAPDEEEYESEESQKSFNPKPRKSKYIKRTCRQRNTISYKFEDFDDMIDKAIKQEVEEVKEYKKHNYGRSRGKDMANIYEAEGREYIPSDEEKLDKPPPVVNRKKRTRRLTTLDSDDDDDQGEESEEFHLSDETVSEVPEEDQEDTEDEEEISDYSEDGEGWRSGRRSTRKPTRKSSRKRGRHSIFKDFVVDEDEDSEENRRTARRSARKRVTYRDPSSEEEAETEETEEESFDSEDLCSEDSDSKNKKSKKKIEIAKKKKKLETSSETEQESEGSVVKKKSKSSSKKKTKKKVEESESDSEDERNRRSRRNVKKIDFKSLMMSETESEDGGKSSKKKKKVSSSESASSDETGSESEEEEEEAMKKKKKNVIRDESSGTDEYEPEDKNSKLEEKDIEKSVAEDKTEEKTEELSADSVVVKSDKEKMDSKAELNVPDIGAAPPNPSNVVTSENSSIPMNRGFEDQAVHQTVPPQQHNMYSNFSNVPQGPQNVGFHPPQQFPNQRLPYSGMDKPVFQPQPGPMKSPPHLPTPPNHPHSHNQRHISSPPQGISSPPPFPGQNRMASPPHQMMSPSHSQAPPHSQMNPRMSYPSPQHGPRPGDPQNFPNSPPPVPSSQGPPMQFDPRMHQNRMPMDYRGPHPRMLNNSNNPYSQYGNLPPGPQAMNFQNQMRMHGSVPSRMEGPGQMDPVSSSPGGPLTSLGQMVVPGYQGPSQQIPRPGGPPNSMNMGMPRHNMPPIQQSPHSIPQSSASQNAGMLSNTQGQHMPSNLMMQNMPPSSSSSQSVGFNVPSKGMPPSYPGQTPALSNSSQSTTPPASDAPKAGSKRGRPKGSKSKKKKDATAENESSKSPGSSPQIDAPKFPFPVPPNGEMDQRQMHPAGVPENLQRPMMPGHENRVRPSPYIGRNEAIQGHPVSHAPPPPQPPQPPSDSSSRPPDPKVQSTEDKQRLKDSDKHKRPPENDTQKKPVEEAKTNPSSDDKQKPILSEGSIKQGVEIETGGRQTGKEMMHRPPMGAVGQRPLGPEMGHQIPGPDMGQRPMIPPSSQMGQHPMPPQFSDMSQRMMHPGMMPPRMMDSRGMPMLPHGHPMRAPMSYPGFPYNRDQYGINGHPASIHSSMQDPSSFSSMNPAMMSSPHQNPMMHPSHVSPSMGGGRGFMIDNLLEKNQKSAMSSFSENLEEGASTPAESKGDSSQIEQEYGPGYQGDQEEEGVSDIADIVKCFKA from the exons TATGGTGAAATGATAGGCCTTGGAGACATATCCTACACAGATTTACAAACATGGCTTGAAGACACGAAGCATG TCCCCTCTTTCCTGGTAGACCTGCATGTTAAACTTCTTAGACGGATGGGGAAAAGTTCCGTTTCTACAGAGCGATGGGAACGCTATGTAATCAAG TTCATACACACCTACTCCAGTGTAGACGCGTGGGAAGTGGAAAGGTTTGGATACAAGCACTGCAAAATAACCACCAAACTTACAATTCTAAAG AACCTGCTTGAGAAACAGTTTGACTTCAACTCTAAGTTCAAAGAGCAGATAAATGCCAAGCCAGCAGAAGACATGAGGTTTGAGCCTCTTGGTCGAGACAAAAACGGACTAGCCTATTGGTACCTCATT GATAAAGAGTTCAATGTGCGAGTGTACAGAGAGGACCAAGATGACGTGGATGCAGAGACTTGGGAAGTTGTCTGCAA GAGCAGGAATGAGCTTGCCCAACTGATTGGAACATTGGAGAACCAAATCCAGAACAACGATGTTAAAGAGGAGACTGAGTCAGAATCGG AAAACACAAACGGTGACGTCAAGAAAGAGCTGAGTGACGATGAAGACTCTGGCAAAGACACGACTGGATTCTCCAACCTGAAGAAAGAACCAGATAAAATGGATGAAGTTGACGGAGGAACAGAAGACAAGGAAGATGGTGCAGATGACAAGAAAAATGTTGATGTGATCAAGTGTGAAAAAAGGGACAAAGATCAGAATGTGAAAGTGGAGGTCAAAGAAGTGAAAGTGGAGGTCAAAGAAGTGAAAGCAGAGGTCAAAGAAGAATGTTCAGTGAGTTTGGAAGAAACCACAGCAAATAAGGAAGAGACCACAGCAGTAAAGGAAGAAAGTATGCAGGAAGAAAATGTCAAAGATTCGGTTAAAGTGGAAGATGGTGTCAGCGTAAAACAAGAATCTTCCAAAGAAAGCAAAGAAGAATCCACAGAGGTAAAAATGGATGATTCCTCGAAAACGGAAGATAATCTGAAAGATAAGGAAGGTTTGCCGAGTGAAACGAGAGTGGGAGAGTCATTAGGAGAGGACAGAAAAACTGGAGAGGACCCTCCTTTTGAAGTGGATATGAAGGATATAGCAGGCAAGGAAAAAAGTCCACAGCATGATAAAGATTTCTCAGAGGAAGTAAAAGAGATCAAAGCAGAGGATGGTACTTCCATGGAAGACGAGACTGTTAAAACAGAGGAAAATGTTTCCGAATCAGACAACATTTCTAAAGAGGAAGAGATCGATAAAATGGaagaaaatgtttcaaaagaaaatatttcaacaaaagaAAAGACAGAAAAGATTGCGGAAAATGTTTCCAAAACGCAGGACATTTCCACAGAAAAAAGTACAGAAAAAGTGGAAGATAATATCAACAGATCAGATGATCCTGAGAAAGTTAGTAAACGTGAGGAGTCAGCAAAATCTCAAACCTCAGATGTGTCGAAGACCAAATCTGAAAGTGCGGAATCTGATACTGTAAAATCTGAAGAGCAAGTTGAAAATAAAGAGTCGGATCCAGAGAAAAGTACTGTCAGCAATGATGAAAGTAAATCCGTTAATACCTTTAATTCTATTAAACCATGTGAGACAGATGGAAATGTTAAAAGTGTTTCCACTGAAGAAATTTCACATACTGATAAGGAGAAGTGTGATGATAAAGTACAATCACAGGAAACTAGTTCTAATGAAAGAACTTTTGTCAGTGAAGAAAAACCTCTTGGTGATGCAGAAGTGAAAGACTCAAAAGTAGAAGTCAGTAGTTATAATGAagacaatttaaacaaaacaccCAAAGAAGGTAAAACAGATTCACAGGACGAGGAGGGAATTTCTACTAAGAGTAAGGAGGGTGAAGTTGAAGCAAGGAGTTCTACAAATAATGATAAGGAAATTAGTTCAATGGAGGAAAGTGAgtctaaaataaaatcatcagaTGTTATAGATAAAGAAACCAATTCTGATAGTTCATTAAAAGTTTCCAATGAAGaggttaaagattttaaaaacaaatctgcCGTAGATTCTATTAATGACTCTGAAGAGAAATGTTTGAAAGAGAAGGAAGATTTAAAAGTAGAAGATACTGTTGACtatgaaaatattgataaaagttCCATAGAAAAGGTTGAGAAAACGGAAGAATTATCACCTGAACAGGATAAAAAATCTAATGCAGTAAGTAGTAAAGTTGATGAAAATCAACAGGTAAACGTGTCTAAAACTGGTACAGGGACTGAAAATGAAGAAAAGGCTGAAGGTAAATATCTGCAAAATGCTCCTTCAAATGAAATCATTGATGATGCAACAGTAAATGATACCGACAAAGATGcttcaatttcattaaatgatGCTAATGAAAGTCAAGAAAATGATGTGAATAAGGGTCAAGCCAAGAATGATCAAGAGGAGGAAAAGAATGAGGAAAGTAAGATAGAATCAGATAAGACACCAGAGAAAGCCAAACAAGAATCTCCAGCGAATGAAGTCCAGCAGGAAAAGGATCCAGACACTGCAAAACAGAGTACTCCGAAAACGAAAAAACAGAATCTGAAAGGACGTAAAAGGGGGATTGAGTTCGACGAATCTGCCGAAGATTCCCCCGTGGAACCTTACTCAAAGAAAGCGAAGGACGGGAAGAAAATAATTCCAAGAGGGAAACGAAGGACCACAAAGAAAGTGGATTCCTCGTCGGATAGCGATGACATTCCGCTGAGTAAGATTGGGAACAAGTCGGGGGAATCAGCCAAGAAACGGACAGAATCATCTACACCTTCCAGAAAAAGTACCAGGCCAGTCAAG aaaaagaaAGTCTCCAGTGATGATGAGGAGGAAGAAGAAAGTCCAAAGAAAACGAAGTCAAAGAGGAGAAACATTGCAGAAAAACCAAGTGAAAGCGAAGATGAGGAGGAAGGTCCAGAAACAACAAAGAAAGGAAGCTCCAAGAAATCAAAACCACCACCCAAAAAGACCAAGAAACAAGAGGAGCAGGGTTCCAGTGATGATGACCTACCTCTGAAAAATTCCAAAACGGCAAAAAACACCAAACTGAAGACTGAGGAGGAGGCTGCAAGCGATGAGGACGATCAGGGCAGGAGGAGGAGTGCCAGGGTGAGGAATATGAGGAAGAAGAAGGACCCGACCCCAGAGCCTTCCAGTTTTGAGGAGGACAATGTGGACACCGAGTTTGAGGTGGGCTCCGAGGAGGAAACGTCAGATGATGAATTCACTCCCACCAAAGGACGCAATGCTCAAAGACAGGAGGCTCGCAAAC GCCAGTTAGAAGAAGATAAAGCAGAAGAGGAGATTCCAAACGACACACCCTGCTGTAAATGTCAGAAAACCCACCAACCAGAATGG CTGCTGCTGTGTGACAAGTGTGATGCGGCGTTCCACACGGCCTGTCTCCGCCCCCCTCTGATGATCATCCCGGATGGAGACTGGTACTGCCCACCCTGTGAACAC AAATCCTTGGTGTCAAGGCTACaagaaaatttgaaagattTGGATACAAACCTTAAAAAGCATGAAAGAATTATCAAGAG gaagcaGAGATTGGCATATGTTGGAATTAGCTTGGACAACATTCTCAAAGAA GAGTACaaggaaaagaaagaaaacatagcTCCTGACGAGGAAGAATATGAGAGCGAAGAAAGCCAGAAGAGTTTCAACCCTAAGCCCAGGAAGAGTAAATACATCAAGCGGACTTGTCGGCAGAGGAACACGATCAGCTACAAGTTCGAGGACTTTGATGACATGATTGACAAAGCCATCAAACAGGAGGTCGAGGAGGTCAAGGAGTACAAGAAACATAATTATG GACGAAGTAGGGGCAAAGACATGGCCAACATCTATGAAGCTGAGGGTCGAGAATACATACCTTCTGACGAAGAAAAATTAGATAAACCACCGCCAGTGGTCAACAGGAAAAAGCGAACTCGCCGTCTGACGACATTGGacagtgatgatgatgatgatcagGGAGAGGAAAGCGAAGAGTTCCATTTGTCTGA TGAGACTGTTTCTGAAGTTCCTGAAGAAGATCAGGAAGATACTGAAGATGAGGAGGAGATATCCGACTACAGCGAAGATGGAGAGGGCTGGAGGTCAGGTCGAAGGTCAACTCGAAAACCAACCAGGAAAAGTTCTCGGAAAAGAGGACGCCACTCCATATTTAAAGACTTTG TGGTGGATGAAGATGAAGACAGTGAGGAGAATAGGCGAACAGCGAGGAGATCTGCTCGTAAGAGAGTGACGTACCGCGATCCATCGAGCGAGGAGGAAGCTGAGACTGAGGAGACAGAGGAGGAAAGCTTTGACAGCGAGGATCTGTGTTCTGAGGACAGCGACTCCAAAAACAAGAAGagcaaaaagaaaattgaaatcgcaaagaagaaaaagaaattggaGACTTCATCGGAAACAGAGCAAGAAAGTGAAGGGTCAGTTGTGAAAAAGAAATCCAAGTCTTCttcaaagaaaaagacaaaaaagaAAGTAGAGGAAAGTGAAAGTGATTCAGAGGATGAACGCAATAGACGATCCAGAAGGAATGTGAAAAAGATCGATTTTAAGTCATTAATGATGTCTGAAACTGAGAGTGAAGATGGAGGAAAGAGCagcaagaaaaagaagaaagttTCTAGTAGTGAGAGTGCGTCCAGTGATGAAACAGGGTCAGAAAGTGAAGAGGAGGAAGAAGAGGctatgaagaagaagaagaagaatgtAATCCGAGATGAATCTTCAGGGACGGATGAATATGAACCTGAAGACAAAAACAGTAAACTAGAGGAGAAAGACATAGAAAAAAGTGTGGCAGAAGATAAAACAGAGGAAAAGACTGAAGAGCTCTCTGCTGATAGTGTTGTTGTGAAAAGTGACAAAGAAAAGATGGATTCAAAGGCTGAATTGAACGTACCGGACATAGGTGCTGCCCCTCCAAATCCATCAAATGTAGTTACCAGTGAGAATTCTAGTATTCCTATGAACAGAGGATTTGAAGATCAAGCTGTACACCAAACTGTCCCTCCTCAGCAGCATAACATGTACTCAAATTTCTCCAATGTACCTCAAGGACCTCAGAACGTGGGATTCCATCCACCACAGCAGTTCCCAAACCAAAGACTTCCTTATTCGGGAATGGATAAACCAGTTTTCCAGCCCCAGCCCGGCCCAATGAAGAGTCCCCCACATTTACCTACCCCTCCCAATCATCCTCACAGTCACAATCAGAGACACATATCAAGTCCACCCCAGGGGATTTCAAGCCCCCCTCCATTCCCTGGACAGAACCGAATGGCCAGTCCACCCCATCAGATGATGAGTCCATCACACAGTCAAGCCCCACCTCACAGTCAGATGAATCCTCGCATGTCCTACCCCTCCCCCCAGCATGGGCCCCGTCCAGGAGATCCCCAGAATTTTCCTAACAGCCCACCCCCAGTTCCGTCATCCCAGGGCCCGCCGATGCAATTTGATCCCAGAATGCATCAGAACAGGATGCCAATGGACTACAGAGGACCACATCCAAGGATGCTAAACAACTCCAACAACCCATATTCTCAGTATGGAAATCTTCCACCTGGACCTCAAGCCATGAACTTTCAGAATCAGATGAGAATGCATGGTTCGGTTCCGTCAAGAATGGAAGGTCCTGGACAAATGGATCCTGTAAGCTCTTCCCCAGGAGGACCATTGACGTCACTAGGACAGATGGTAGTTCCTGGATATCAGGGCCCCTCACAGCAAATACCAAGACCAGGCGGTCCACCGAATTCCATGAATATGGGTATGCCAAGACACAACATGCCCCCAATTCAGCAATCACCTCACAGCATACCACAGAGTTCAGCCAGTCAGAATGCAGGAATGTTATCCAATACTCAAGGACAACACATGCCTTCAAATTTGATGATGCAAAACATGCCACCTTCTTCTTCGAGTTCCCAATCAGTTGGATTTAATGTACCAAGTAAAGGGATGCCACCCTCTTATCCAGGACAAACACCAGCTTTAAGTAATTCCAGTCAAAGCACAACTCCTCCGGCTTCTGATGCTCCCAAAGCTGGATCAAAGAGGGGCAGACCTAAAGGCAGCAAAAGCAAAAAGAAGAAAGATGCAACAGCAGAGAATGAATCTTCCAAATCTCCTGGATCATCTCCACAAATAGATGCTCCAAAGTTTCCATTTCCTGTTCCACCCAATGGAGAAATGGATCAGAGACAAATGCATCCTGCTGGTGTCCCTGAAAACTTGCAAAGACCCATGATGCCCGGCCATGAAAACAGGGTAAGGCCTTCTCCATATATTGGTAGAAATGAAGCTATTCAAGGTCATCCGGTCAGTCATGCACCCCCACCACCGCAACCACCCCAACCACCAAGTGACTCAAGCAGTAGACCTCCAGATCCAAAGGTGCAGTCCACCGAAGACAAGCAACGGTTAAAAGACAGTGATAAACATAAAAGACCTCCAGAAAATGACACACAGAAAAAGCCTGTGGAAGAAGCTAAGACAAATCCAAGTAGTGATGATAAACAGAAACCCATTTTGAGTGAAGGCAGCATTAAACAGGGTGTTGAAATTGAGACAGGTGGTCGACAGACTGGTAAAGAAATGATGCATCGACCCCCAATGGGTGCTGTGGGTCAGAGACCACTTGGGCCAGAGATGGGTCATCAAATTCCGGGCCCAGATATGGGTCAGAGACCCATGATTCCTCCCTCCAGCCAGATGGGTCAGCATCCCATGCCGCCACAGTTCAGTGATATGAGTCAAAGAATGATGCATCCTGGAATGATGCCGCCCAGAATGATGGACTCAAGAGGTATGCCCATGCTTCCACATGGACACCCAATGAGAGCACCCATGTCTTATCCGGGCTTCCCTTACAACAGGGATCAGTATGGAATAAATGGGCATCCAGCGTCTATTCACTCTTCTATGCAGGACCCGAGCAGTTTTTCTAGCATGAATCCAGCAATGATGAGCTCCCCTCATCAGAACCCAATGATGCACCCCAGCCATGTTTCTCCGTCTATGGGAGGGGGGCGTGGATTCATGATTGATAATCTGTTGGAGAAAAACCAAAAATCAGCCATGTCctctttttctgaaaatttggAGGAGGGAGCCTCTACTCCGGCAGAAAGCAAAGGGGACTCCTCTCAAATAGAGCAGGAATATGGACCAGGTTACCAAGGCGACCAGGAGGAAGAAGGGGTATCAGACATTGCTGACATTGTCAA ATGTTTCAAAGCATAG